A window from Bosea sp. ANAM02 encodes these proteins:
- a CDS encoding ABC transporter ATP-binding protein/permease, with amino-acid sequence MSAPSAPPPASSFHRSAVIQPGAGFFATFRALWPYLWPAERADLRGRVVAAFSLMLCGRLVLMGVPFTFKWVTDALAGSYSNLEKWLPWLVGAPLALTMLYGLARVGAAAFVQLRDAIFAPVFMHAVRTLALQTFGHLHHLSLRFHLERKTGGLTRVLERGRNGIEEMVRLGLNQLVPVIIEVTLIIAVLLYLFDWRYVVVLVTMVTAYMTYTIKATEWRIAIRTAMNESDTDANAKAIDSLLNYETVKYFGAEARETARYDRSMALYERNSIKSYTSLAWLNFGQAAIFAVGLTLSMVMAVRGFQAGTNTVGDLILINAMLIQLYLPLNFMGTVYREIKQATLDIAQMFSLIGRDPEIQDKPGAQPLVVPAGEVVFEDVHFAYVPERPILRGVSFKVLPGQTVAIVGPSGAGKSTISRLLFRFYEPQGGRILIDGQPIADVQQVSLRAAIGMVPQDTVLFNDTIEYNILYGRPEATMAEVEEAARLAQIDRFIRLLPEGYATSVGERGLKLSGGEKQRVAIARTILKGPPVLVLDEATSALDSFTEKEIQDALDRVSEGRTTLVIAHRLSTVVNADEIIVLDKGRIVERGHHRDLLAAGGVYAAMWNRQREVDEAKATLQRATEAEGESVRVTLS; translated from the coding sequence ATGTCCGCGCCGTCTGCGCCGCCCCCGGCGTCGAGCTTTCATCGCTCTGCCGTCATCCAGCCCGGAGCCGGCTTCTTCGCCACCTTCCGTGCGCTCTGGCCCTATCTCTGGCCGGCCGAGCGAGCGGACCTGCGTGGCCGCGTCGTCGCCGCCTTCTCCCTGATGCTGTGCGGACGGCTCGTGCTGATGGGTGTGCCCTTCACCTTCAAATGGGTGACAGATGCGCTGGCGGGCTCCTATTCGAATCTCGAGAAATGGCTGCCCTGGCTGGTCGGCGCGCCGCTGGCGCTGACGATGCTCTACGGGCTCGCCCGCGTCGGTGCGGCCGCCTTCGTGCAGTTGCGAGACGCGATCTTCGCCCCGGTCTTCATGCATGCGGTGCGCACGCTGGCGCTGCAGACCTTCGGCCATCTTCACCATCTCTCGCTGCGCTTCCATCTGGAGCGCAAGACCGGCGGGCTCACCCGTGTTCTGGAGCGCGGCCGCAACGGCATCGAGGAGATGGTCCGCCTCGGCCTCAACCAGCTCGTGCCGGTGATCATCGAGGTCACGCTGATCATCGCGGTGCTGCTCTATCTGTTCGACTGGCGCTATGTCGTCGTGCTGGTGACCATGGTCACGGCCTACATGACCTACACCATCAAGGCGACGGAGTGGCGCATCGCCATCCGCACCGCGATGAACGAGTCCGACACCGACGCCAATGCCAAGGCGATCGATTCGCTGCTGAATTACGAGACAGTGAAATATTTCGGCGCCGAGGCCCGCGAGACCGCGCGCTACGACCGTTCGATGGCGCTTTACGAGCGCAACTCGATCAAGTCCTACACCTCGCTCGCCTGGCTCAATTTCGGCCAGGCCGCGATCTTCGCGGTGGGGCTGACGCTGTCGATGGTGATGGCGGTGCGTGGCTTCCAGGCCGGCACCAACACGGTCGGCGACCTCATCCTGATCAACGCGATGCTGATCCAGCTCTACCTGCCGCTGAACTTCATGGGCACCGTCTATCGCGAGATCAAGCAGGCGACGCTCGATATCGCCCAGATGTTCTCGCTGATCGGTCGCGACCCCGAGATTCAGGACAAGCCCGGCGCGCAGCCCCTGGTCGTCCCGGCCGGAGAGGTCGTCTTCGAGGACGTACATTTCGCCTATGTGCCGGAGCGGCCGATCCTGCGCGGCGTCTCTTTCAAGGTGCTGCCCGGCCAGACGGTGGCGATCGTGGGTCCGTCCGGCGCCGGCAAGTCGACGATCTCGCGCCTGCTCTTCCGCTTCTACGAGCCGCAAGGAGGCCGCATCCTCATCGACGGGCAGCCGATCGCCGATGTCCAGCAGGTTTCGCTGCGCGCCGCCATCGGCATGGTCCCGCAGGATACCGTGCTGTTCAACGACACCATCGAGTACAACATCCTTTACGGCCGCCCCGAGGCGACCATGGCCGAGGTCGAGGAGGCCGCGCGCCTTGCCCAGATCGACCGCTTCATCCGCCTGCTTCCGGAAGGTTACGCGACCTCGGTTGGCGAGCGCGGCCTGAAGCTCTCCGGCGGCGAGAAGCAGCGCGTTGCCATCGCCCGCACCATCCTGAAGGGCCCACCGGTGCTCGTCCTCGATGAGGCGACCTCGGCGCTCGATTCCTTCACGGAGAAGGAGATCCAGGATGCGCTCGACCGGGTGAGCGAAGGCCGCACCACGCTGGTCATCGCCCACCGGCTATCGACCGTGGTCAATGCCGACGAGATCATCGTGCTCGACAAAGGCCGGATCGTCGAGCGCGGTCACCATCGCGATCTCCTCGCGGCGGGCGGCGTCTATGCCGCGATGTGGAACCGCCAGCGCGAGGTCGACGAGGCCAAGGCGACGCTCCAGCGCGCGACCGAGGCCGAGGGCGAGAGCGTCAGGGTGACGCTGTCGTAA
- a CDS encoding NAD(P)/FAD-dependent oxidoreductase: MSNVSERHIVIVGAGFGGLEAARNLAAAPVRITMIDQRNHHLFQPLLYQVATASLPTSEIAWPIRFLLRGYRNVTTLLGTVTGVDRTNRQVLLVGEQPIGFDTLILATGARHAYFGHDEWEPYAPGVKTLEDATRIRRRILSAFEQAEWETDPARRAQWLTFVIIGAGPTGVELAGTIAELAHDTLRGDFRHIDTRRARVILVEAGPRILAGFTEDLSSYAERALERLGVEVRLGRPVSECRAEGIVLGGELLPARTVLWAAGVAASPAAEWLDAPADRAGRVRVEPDLTVPGEPDIFVIGDTAFLAGADGKPVPGVAPAAKQQGLYVADLIKARLQGKPAPRPFAYSNAGNLATIGKRAAIVDFGWIKLRGRLAWWIWGIAHIFFLIGLRNRLAVALNWLWIYVSGHRSARLITQRDSPGYREPR, translated from the coding sequence ATGAGCAATGTCAGCGAGCGCCATATCGTCATCGTCGGCGCCGGCTTCGGCGGGCTCGAAGCGGCGCGCAATCTCGCCGCCGCGCCGGTCCGGATCACCATGATCGACCAGCGCAACCATCACCTGTTCCAGCCCTTGCTCTATCAGGTCGCGACCGCCTCCCTGCCGACCTCCGAGATCGCCTGGCCGATCCGCTTCCTGCTGCGCGGCTACAGGAACGTCACGACCCTGCTAGGCACGGTCACGGGCGTCGACCGGACGAACAGGCAGGTGCTGCTGGTGGGCGAGCAGCCGATCGGCTTCGACACGCTGATCCTCGCGACCGGCGCTCGCCACGCCTATTTCGGCCATGACGAATGGGAGCCCTACGCGCCAGGCGTGAAGACGCTGGAGGATGCGACCCGCATCCGGCGGCGCATTCTCTCGGCCTTCGAGCAGGCGGAATGGGAGACCGATCCGGCCCGCCGCGCGCAATGGCTGACCTTCGTGATCATCGGGGCCGGGCCGACCGGCGTCGAGCTCGCCGGCACCATCGCGGAGCTGGCGCATGACACGCTGCGCGGCGATTTCCGCCATATCGACACGCGCCGCGCCCGCGTGATCCTGGTCGAGGCCGGCCCGCGTATCCTCGCCGGCTTCACCGAGGACCTCTCGTCCTATGCCGAGCGGGCGCTGGAGCGTCTCGGCGTCGAGGTGAGGTTAGGGCGGCCGGTCTCCGAATGCCGCGCGGAGGGCATCGTGCTTGGCGGCGAGCTGCTACCGGCCCGGACCGTCCTCTGGGCTGCCGGCGTCGCCGCTTCACCGGCGGCGGAATGGCTGGACGCGCCGGCCGACCGGGCTGGCCGCGTCCGTGTCGAGCCCGACCTCACGGTGCCCGGCGAGCCCGATATCTTCGTGATCGGCGACACGGCCTTCCTCGCAGGCGCCGACGGCAAGCCAGTGCCCGGGGTGGCGCCGGCAGCCAAGCAACAGGGGCTTTATGTCGCCGATCTCATCAAGGCGCGGCTGCAGGGCAAGCCGGCTCCACGGCCCTTCGCCTACAGCAATGCCGGCAATCTCGCGACGATCGGCAAGCGCGCGGCCATCGTCGATTTCGGCTGGATCAAGCTGCGCGGGCGCCTGGCCTGGTGGATCTGGGGCATCGCCCACATCTTCTTCCTGATCGGCCTGCGCAACCGGCTCGCCGTCGCACTCAACTGGCTCTGGATCTATGTCAGCGGCCACCGCAGCGCCCGGCTCATCACGCAGCGTGATTCTCCGGGCTACCGCGAGCCGCGATGA
- the cimA gene encoding citramalate synthase, producing MSAARVHLFDTTLRDGAQTTGVDFSLDDKRAVASLLDRLGVDYVEGGYPGANPLDTAFFEQKATKQAKFAAFGMTKRAGRSAANDPGIAALLEAKADTIVFVAKAWDYHVHVALEISLEENLAGIRESVETAKAAGREVMLDCEHFFDGYKANPDYALACARTAYEAGARWVVLCDTNGGTLPDEIGAIVREVARTVPGDNLGIHAHDDCGCAVANSLAAIEAGARQIQGTLNGLGERCGNANLVTLIGALKLKERYRGRFELGVSEDQLGELTHVSRALDEMLNRAPNRHAPFVGASAFATKAGIHASAVLKDPRTYEHVAPEASGNTRKVLISDQGGKSNLVAELERIGVTLGRDDPRLNRVLAEIKDKEAQGYAFEGADASFFLLVKRILGEVPDYFAVERFAVNVERRYNALGELVTFSEAIVKVKVGDDLLISAAEGDAGPVNALDIALRKDLGRYQSLIGGLRLVDYKVRIFQGGTDAVTRVLIESGDETGERWTTVGVSANIIDASFQALVDSITYKLVKAGATA from the coding sequence ATGAGCGCGGCACGCGTCCATCTCTTCGACACGACGCTGCGCGACGGCGCCCAGACCACGGGCGTCGATTTCTCGCTCGACGACAAGCGCGCGGTAGCAAGCCTGCTCGATCGTCTCGGCGTCGATTATGTCGAGGGCGGTTATCCCGGCGCCAACCCGCTGGATACCGCCTTCTTCGAGCAGAAGGCGACGAAGCAGGCGAAATTCGCCGCCTTCGGCATGACCAAGCGGGCAGGGCGCTCGGCCGCCAACGACCCCGGCATCGCCGCGCTGCTGGAGGCGAAGGCCGACACCATCGTCTTCGTCGCCAAGGCCTGGGACTATCACGTCCATGTCGCGCTCGAGATCTCGCTGGAAGAGAACCTCGCCGGCATCCGCGAGAGCGTCGAAACCGCGAAGGCCGCCGGCCGCGAGGTGATGCTCGATTGCGAGCATTTCTTCGACGGGTACAAGGCCAATCCCGACTACGCGCTCGCCTGCGCCCGCACGGCCTACGAGGCCGGCGCGCGCTGGGTCGTGCTCTGCGACACAAATGGCGGCACGTTGCCCGACGAGATCGGTGCGATCGTGCGCGAGGTCGCCAGGACCGTGCCCGGCGACAACCTCGGCATCCACGCCCATGACGATTGCGGCTGCGCCGTCGCCAATTCGCTGGCCGCGATCGAGGCCGGCGCGCGCCAGATCCAGGGCACGCTGAACGGGCTCGGCGAACGCTGCGGCAATGCCAATCTCGTCACGCTGATCGGTGCGCTGAAGCTCAAGGAGCGCTATCGCGGCCGTTTCGAGCTCGGCGTCAGCGAGGACCAGCTTGGCGAATTGACCCATGTCTCGCGCGCGCTCGACGAGATGCTGAACCGCGCCCCGAACCGGCATGCGCCCTTCGTCGGCGCCTCGGCCTTCGCCACCAAGGCCGGCATCCATGCCTCGGCCGTGCTGAAGGACCCGCGCACCTACGAGCATGTCGCGCCGGAAGCGTCCGGCAACACCCGAAAAGTCCTGATCTCCGACCAGGGCGGCAAGTCGAACCTCGTCGCCGAGCTGGAGCGCATCGGCGTCACCCTCGGCCGCGACGATCCGCGCCTCAACCGCGTGCTCGCGGAGATCAAGGACAAGGAGGCGCAGGGCTATGCCTTCGAGGGGGCCGACGCCTCGTTCTTCCTGCTGGTCAAGCGCATCCTGGGCGAGGTCCCGGATTATTTCGCAGTCGAGCGCTTCGCCGTGAATGTCGAGCGCCGCTACAATGCGCTGGGCGAGCTCGTCACCTTCTCCGAGGCGATCGTGAAGGTGAAGGTCGGCGACGACCTGCTGATCTCGGCGGCGGAAGGCGATGCCGGCCCTGTCAACGCGCTCGATATCGCCCTGCGCAAGGATCTCGGCCGCTATCAGTCGCTGATCGGCGGTCTGCGGCTGGTGGATTACAAGGTCCGCATTTTCCAGGGCGGCACCGATGCGGTGACGCGCGTGCTGATCGAGTCCGGCGACGAGACCGGCGAGCGCTGGACCACGGTCGGCGTCAGCGCCAACATCATCGACGCCTCGTTCCAGGCGCTGGTCGACTCGATCACCTACAAGCTGGTGAAGGCCGGCGCGACGGCTTGA
- a CDS encoding Maf-like protein translates to MLVLASASPRRLALLEQAGLKPDALLPADLDETPLKGERPRDLARRLAREKAQAAREGARARADLEGCYILAADTVVAVGRRILPKAEIVDEAAACLRLLSGRAHRVYTGVALVTPSGAVRDRIVETRLRFKRLSTEDIETYLASGEWRGKAGGYAVQGIAGSFVVKLVGSYTGVVGLPLYETVNLLGGEGFPIRFGWMNAA, encoded by the coding sequence ATGCTCGTTCTCGCATCGGCCTCGCCGCGCCGCCTCGCCTTGCTGGAGCAAGCGGGCCTGAAGCCGGACGCGCTCCTGCCGGCCGATCTCGACGAGACCCCGCTCAAGGGCGAGCGCCCGCGCGATCTCGCCCGCCGCCTGGCGCGCGAGAAGGCGCAGGCCGCGCGCGAGGGCGCCAGGGCCCGCGCCGATCTCGAAGGCTGCTACATTCTCGCCGCTGATACGGTCGTCGCGGTCGGTCGGCGCATCCTGCCCAAGGCCGAGATCGTCGACGAGGCGGCCGCCTGTCTGCGCCTGCTCTCCGGCCGTGCGCACCGCGTCTATACCGGCGTCGCGCTGGTGACGCCCTCCGGCGCGGTCCGCGACCGCATCGTCGAGACGCGCCTGCGCTTCAAGCGCCTCTCCACCGAGGATATCGAGACCTATCTCGCCTCGGGCGAATGGCGCGGCAAGGCCGGCGGCTACGCGGTGCAGGGCATCGCCGGCTCCTTCGTCGTCAAGCTCGTCGGTTCCTATACCGGCGTGGTCGGCCTGCCGCTCTACGAGACCGTCAACCTCCTGGGCGGCGAGGGCTTCCCGATCCGCTTCGGCTGGATGAACGCAGCCTGA
- a CDS encoding phosphatidylcholine/phosphatidylserine synthase has product MSDLFPPFEPERAESKRARFKPIPFRLLAPNVITLLALCLGLTAMRLVVEGKLETATICILIAAALDGVDGRLARLLKGTSRFGAELDSLSDFVNFGVATGYVLWIFVLHDLKSVGWIIVLTLACAMALRLARFNVMIDDPDRPDWQKDFFVGMPAPAGAITAMLPLYLHIIGVPVQQYGALPVGIYILFIAFLTISRIPCYAGKTLGTRIPRTQVLPIFVAVVIVAGLLFAYTFEVLTVVVLAYLALIPVSVARYRKLERVHALAAPVPATEPAPESQI; this is encoded by the coding sequence ATGAGCGACCTGTTTCCTCCCTTCGAGCCCGAGCGCGCCGAATCCAAGCGTGCCCGCTTCAAGCCGATTCCCTTCCGTCTGCTGGCGCCGAACGTCATCACGCTGCTGGCGCTCTGCCTCGGCCTCACCGCGATGCGCCTCGTCGTCGAGGGCAAGCTGGAGACGGCGACGATCTGCATCCTGATCGCGGCGGCGCTCGACGGCGTCGACGGCCGCCTGGCGCGCCTGCTCAAGGGCACCTCGCGCTTCGGCGCCGAGCTCGATTCACTGTCGGATTTCGTCAATTTCGGCGTCGCCACCGGCTACGTCCTGTGGATCTTCGTCCTGCACGACCTGAAATCGGTCGGCTGGATCATCGTGCTGACGCTGGCCTGCGCCATGGCGCTCCGGCTCGCGCGCTTCAACGTGATGATCGACGATCCCGACCGCCCGGACTGGCAGAAGGACTTCTTCGTCGGCATGCCGGCGCCCGCGGGCGCAATCACCGCCATGCTGCCGCTCTATCTCCACATCATCGGCGTGCCCGTGCAGCAATATGGCGCGCTGCCCGTCGGCATCTACATCCTGTTCATCGCCTTCCTGACGATCTCGCGCATCCCCTGCTATGCCGGCAAGACGCTCGGCACGCGCATCCCGCGCACGCAGGTGCTGCCGATCTTCGTCGCGGTGGTGATCGTCGCGGGTCTGCTCTTCGCCTACACCTTCGAGGTGCTGACGGTCGTGGTGCTCGCCTATCTCGCGCTGATTCCGGTCAGCGTCGCGCGCTACCGCAAGCTGGAGCGTGTTCATGCGCTGGCGGCGCCGGTTCCCGCGACGGAGCCTGCTCCTGAAAGCCAGATCTGA
- a CDS encoding glucose 1-dehydrogenase: protein MTGRLSGKVAIVAGAGSIGPGWGNGKATATIFAREGAKVVCADINRDAAEETAGIIRNEGGEAFAMQADVTKAEEVAELVAHALGRYGRIDILDNNVGIAEVGSVVDLAEEVWERVFRVNLTGPFLVMKHVIPVMQRQFEETGEGGSIINISSIASIRHTGVPYASYSATKAALNQLTRTTAVQYAPQKIRVNAILPGLMKTPMVEHSAGLAAVYGKGDVDAMWAARAAQVPMGHMGDAWDVANAALFLASDEARYVTGIELVVDGGITLKYD, encoded by the coding sequence ATGACGGGACGTCTGAGCGGCAAGGTCGCGATCGTGGCCGGGGCGGGGTCGATCGGGCCGGGCTGGGGCAATGGCAAGGCGACGGCGACGATCTTCGCTCGGGAAGGCGCGAAGGTCGTCTGCGCCGACATCAACCGCGACGCGGCCGAGGAGACGGCCGGCATCATCCGCAACGAGGGCGGCGAGGCCTTCGCCATGCAGGCGGATGTGACCAAGGCGGAGGAGGTCGCCGAGCTCGTCGCCCATGCGCTCGGCCGTTATGGCCGCATCGACATCCTCGACAACAATGTCGGCATCGCCGAGGTCGGCAGCGTCGTCGATCTTGCGGAGGAGGTCTGGGAGCGCGTCTTCCGGGTCAACCTCACCGGCCCTTTCCTCGTGATGAAGCATGTCATCCCGGTGATGCAGCGCCAGTTCGAGGAGACGGGCGAGGGCGGCTCGATCATCAACATCTCGTCGATCGCCTCGATCCGCCATACCGGCGTGCCCTATGCCAGCTATTCCGCGACCAAGGCGGCACTGAACCAGCTCACCCGCACGACGGCCGTGCAGTATGCCCCGCAGAAGATCCGCGTGAACGCGATCCTGCCCGGCCTGATGAAGACGCCGATGGTCGAGCATTCGGCCGGGCTTGCCGCGGTCTATGGCAAGGGCGATGTCGATGCGATGTGGGCGGCCCGCGCCGCGCAGGTCCCGATGGGGCATATGGGCGATGCCTGGGACGTGGCCAATGCCGCACTCTTCCTTGCCAGCGACGAGGCGCGTTACGTCACCGGCATCGAGCTCGTCGTCGATGGAGGCATCACGCTCAAATATGACTGA
- a CDS encoding DUF559 domain-containing protein gives MNRDRAPSPLAGEGWGEGSRDAAGFGSPELQTGEGGATPHPSASQPPSPARGEGKTRLPAQEVLKERARAMRHEPTEAERTLWLLLRDRRFSGFKFRRQVQIGRYIADFVCPAKRLIVEVDGGQHAESTYDAEHDAWLTAQGFRVRRFWNADILTRPDEVRDTLWHDLEGATIDDEAVHEVKR, from the coding sequence ATGAACCGCGACCGAGCCCCCTCTCCCCTTGCGGGAGAGGGTTGGGGTGAGGGGTCGCGCGACGCTGCCGGTTTTGGCTCTCCCGAACTGCAAACCGGGGAGGGCGGTGCGACCCCTCATCCGTCTGCTTCGCAGCCACCTTCTCCCGCAAGGGGAGAAGGGAAGACGCGGCTGCCTGCGCAGGAGGTGTTGAAGGAGCGCGCCCGCGCGATGCGGCATGAACCTACGGAAGCCGAGCGTACGCTATGGCTTCTACTGCGTGATCGCCGCTTCAGTGGCTTCAAATTCCGACGGCAGGTCCAGATCGGCCGATACATTGCCGATTTCGTCTGTCCGGCGAAGCGCTTGATCGTGGAGGTTGATGGCGGCCAGCATGCCGAGAGCACCTATGATGCCGAGCACGACGCTTGGTTGACAGCTCAGGGCTTCCGGGTGCGCCGTTTCTGGAATGCTGACATCTTGACGCGCCCGGATGAGGTGCGTGACACGCTTTGGCATGATCTCGAAGGTGCGACGATTGACGATGAAGCTGTTCATGAGGTGAAACGATGA
- the yacG gene encoding DNA gyrase inhibitor YacG, producing MTERDNAPPAAKPCPICGKPSVARFKPFCSSRCADIDLGRWLKGSYVIPGEAIDEAEEGAPQQRERED from the coding sequence ATGACTGAACGCGACAACGCCCCGCCGGCCGCAAAGCCCTGTCCGATCTGCGGCAAGCCGTCGGTCGCGCGCTTCAAGCCGTTCTGCTCGTCGCGCTGCGCCGATATCGATCTCGGCCGGTGGCTGAAGGGCAGCTACGTCATTCCCGGCGAAGCGATCGACGAGGCGGAAGAGGGCGCGCCGCAGCAGCGCGAGCGTGAGGACTAG
- a CDS encoding phosphatidylserine decarboxylase produces MPFPCARRRQSNGIRLMSLVDSVRKVIVPIHKEGYVFIAIGLVATIILANLWSPFGWIGAIITIWICYFFRDPVRVTPQREGLVISPADGRISQIAQSLPPPELELPAEPMTRISIFMNVFDCHVNRAPVPGRIAKIAYTPGLFLNAELDKASDDNERNALAIETGSGIVGVVQIAGLIARRIVPFVKEGDVLGTGERFGLIRFGSRVDVYLPSHVVPLVGEGQTAIAGETVLADLTGNEPVARSFRDI; encoded by the coding sequence ATGCCATTCCCGTGCGCCCGGCGCCGGCAGTCCAACGGAATCCGCCTCATGTCCCTCGTCGATTCAGTCCGCAAGGTGATCGTGCCCATCCACAAGGAGGGCTATGTCTTCATCGCGATCGGCCTTGTGGCGACGATCATCCTCGCCAATCTCTGGTCGCCCTTCGGCTGGATCGGCGCGATCATCACGATCTGGATCTGCTACTTCTTCCGCGATCCCGTCCGCGTCACGCCGCAACGCGAGGGGCTGGTGATTTCGCCGGCCGACGGCCGCATCAGCCAGATCGCGCAGTCGCTGCCGCCGCCGGAACTCGAGCTCCCGGCCGAGCCGATGACCCGCATCTCGATCTTCATGAACGTCTTCGACTGCCATGTGAACCGCGCGCCCGTGCCCGGCCGCATCGCCAAGATCGCCTATACGCCCGGCCTCTTCCTCAATGCCGAGCTCGACAAGGCGAGCGACGACAACGAGCGCAACGCGCTGGCGATCGAGACCGGTTCCGGCATCGTCGGCGTCGTCCAGATCGCCGGCCTGATCGCGCGCCGCATCGTGCCCTTCGTCAAGGAAGGCGATGTGCTCGGCACCGGCGAGCGTTTCGGCCTGATCCGCTTCGGCTCGCGCGTCGACGTCTACCTGCCGTCCCATGTCGTGCCGCTGGTCGGCGAGGGCCAGACTGCGATCGCCGGCGAGACCGTGCTCGCCGATCTGACCGGCAACGAGCCGGTCGCGCGCAGCTTCCGCGACATCTGA
- the selD gene encoding selenide, water dikinase SelD, protein MNQTSSLVAEAHAPLRLTSLAHGGGCGCKLAPAVLQQLLAGHPAVGPYGQLLVGTETGDDAAVWQVDEETCVVATTDFFMPVVDDPRDFGRIAATNAISDVYAMGGKPIMALAILGMPLDKLPIEVTREILKGGASVCAEAGIPVAGGHSIDAPEPIYGLAVIGLLKPANLRRNSGAKPGDALILTKALGVGIYSAAFKKGELAAAAYDEMIASTTLLNRIGAELAQDEAVHAITDVTGFGILGHGLEMARGSGVTLKLRLSDLPFLSQAERLAREGRVTGASHRNWASYGEGAVLPAGLPDWQRHLLTDPQTSGGLLVSCAAERAEPVLAQVRAAGYPAAGIIGAVEAGSAQVVVNR, encoded by the coding sequence ATGAACCAGACGAGTTCGCTCGTGGCGGAGGCGCATGCGCCGCTGCGCCTCACCAGCCTGGCCCATGGCGGCGGCTGCGGCTGCAAGCTGGCCCCGGCCGTGCTCCAGCAATTGCTGGCCGGGCATCCGGCCGTGGGACCGTACGGCCAGCTTCTCGTCGGCACCGAGACCGGTGACGATGCCGCCGTCTGGCAGGTCGACGAGGAGACCTGCGTCGTCGCGACCACCGATTTCTTCATGCCGGTCGTCGACGATCCCCGCGATTTCGGCCGCATCGCCGCGACCAATGCGATTTCGGACGTCTATGCCATGGGCGGCAAGCCGATCATGGCGCTCGCCATCCTCGGCATGCCGCTCGACAAATTGCCGATCGAGGTCACCCGCGAAATCCTCAAGGGCGGCGCCTCGGTCTGCGCCGAGGCCGGCATTCCCGTCGCCGGCGGCCATTCGATCGATGCGCCCGAGCCGATCTACGGGCTTGCGGTCATCGGCCTGCTCAAGCCCGCGAACCTGCGCCGCAACAGCGGTGCGAAGCCGGGCGACGCGCTGATCCTGACCAAGGCGCTGGGCGTCGGCATCTATTCCGCAGCCTTCAAGAAGGGCGAACTCGCCGCCGCCGCCTATGACGAGATGATCGCCTCGACGACGCTGCTCAACCGGATCGGCGCCGAATTGGCACAGGACGAAGCGGTTCACGCGATCACGGATGTCACCGGCTTCGGCATTCTCGGGCACGGACTCGAAATGGCGCGCGGTTCGGGCGTTACGCTCAAGCTCAGGCTGTCTGACCTGCCATTCCTGTCGCAGGCCGAGCGTCTGGCGCGGGAGGGCAGGGTGACCGGCGCCTCCCACCGCAACTGGGCGAGCTATGGCGAGGGCGCCGTCCTGCCCGCGGGGCTGCCGGACTGGCAGCGCCATCTGCTGACTGACCCGCAGACCTCGGGCGGCCTGCTGGTCTCCTGCGCAGCGGAGCGGGCCGAGCCCGTGCTCGCGCAGGTCAGGGCAGCCGGCTATCCGGCCGCGGGGATCATCGGCGCGGTCGAGGCCGGGTCGGCGCAGGTCGTGGTAAACCGGTAG